Genomic DNA from Thermotoga sp.:
ATCCTCGACGATCTTGTAGTGTACAAGATCTCTCATGAGAGAGCTATCATGGTCGTGAACGCGGCGAACATTGAAAAAGACTTCGAGTGGGTAAGATCGCATTCGAAGAGGTTCAAAGTCGAAGTGAGAAATGTTTCTGATGAGACCGCACTTGTAGCTTTTCAAGGGCCGAAATCTCAGGAAATCCTTCAGAGAGCTGTGGATGTCGATCTGGAGAGAATCGGTTACTACTCGTTTCGGTGGGGAAAACTCGATGGTAAGAATGTCCTCATCTCTCGAACGGGTTATACAGGAGAAGATGGGTTCGAGTTGATGGCGAAAGCAGAGAGTGCTACGAAGATCTGGGATGTGCTTCTGGAGATAGCGAATACCGTTGATGGAAGACCAGCAGGTTTGGGAGCTCGGGATGTGTGCCGCCTAGAAGCAACCTACCTTCTCTACGGGCAAGACATGGATGAAACCACCAGCCCCTTCGAGGTGGGACTCTCGTGGGTGGTGAAGATGAGCAAGGATTTCATAGGAAAAGAAGCACTGCTCAGATTGAAAGAAAAAGTCGGAAGAAAACTTGTAGCACTGGAGCTTTCGGAAAGGAGGATCGCAAGGAAGGGCTACAGTGTTTTGAAGGAAGGAAAGGAAATAGGAAAGATAACGAGTGGGAACTTTTCACCTGTTCTTGGGAAATCCATAGCTTTGGCTCTCGTATCCAGATCCGTGAAACCCGGAGATCGGCTGGAAGTTACGTTTCCCAGAAAGAACGTGGAAGCCCGCGTTGTGAAAAAACCGTTCTACAGAGGAAGTGTGAGGAGGGAGGCGTGAAAATGAAGAAGTACACCAGAACTCATGAATGGGTCGAAATCGAAGGGAAAGCGGCGACCGTCGGTATCACGAACCACGCGCAGGAAGAACTCGGAGACGTGGTCTACGTGGATCTTCCAGAGGTAGGAAAGGAGGTGAAGAAGGGAGACGTTGTGGCCAGTATAGAGTCTGTGAAAGCTGCTGCAGATGTCTATGCACCGCTCAGTGGAAAAATCACAGAGGTTAACGAAAGGCTCGAGTCTGAACCCGAGCTCATAAACAAAGACGCAGAAGGAGAGGGCTGGATCTTCAAGATGGAGATCTCCGGCGAGAGCGAGCTGGCAGATCTCCTCGACGAGCAAGCGTACAGGAAGCTTTGTGAACAGAAGTGAGTCTCTTGGAGGTGCCCAGAGTTGAAGTATCCTTACATTCCCCACACAGAAGAGGATATCCGTGAGATGCTTGATTTTATAGGGGTTTCATCCATAGAAGATCTGTTCTCTGGGATTCCGAACTCCACGAGATCTTCTCTAAACCTCCCGGAATCTCAGGACGAGTTCACCGTTTTCGATCAACTTAAGAGAATTTCTGAGAAAAATGTGGATCTTGAAGAGTACTCCGTCTTCCTAGGGGCGGGTGTGTACAAAAGATACGTTCCATCGGTTGTTTATGATCTGGCCATGAAACCGGAGTTCTTGACAGCTTACACACCCTATCAGGCGGAGGTTTCCCAGGGAACTCTCCAAGCGCTCTTCGAGTACCAGACCATGATCTGTGAGTTGACCGGGATGGAAGTGGCAAACGCCTCTATGTACGATGGAGCAACAGCTCTTGCCGAAGCCGTTCTGATGTGTTTCCGCCTGACAAAGAAAGAAAAGGTCCTTGTTGCCAGGTCGGTTCATCCGGAGTACAGGGAAGTTCTCAAAACTTACCTCGAAACTCGCGGTTTCAAGATGGTAGAAGCAGAATATGACGAGGCGGGAAGAGTTGTTCTCGAAGGAATCGACGATGAAACGGCGGCCGTTGTGGTACAGTATCCGAATTTTTTCGGGGTGATAGAGGATCTCGACTATGTGAGAAGACGGGTACAGAACACCCTGATAGTGGTTGTTGTAGAACCTGTTTCACTGGCAGTTCTGGAACCTCCAGGAAGTTTTGGAGCAGATATCGTCGTTGGAGAGGGGCAATCTCTGGGAATACCGATGTGGCTCGGAGGGTATTCTCTCGGCATCTTCGCTACGAGGGAAAGGTACGTCAGACAGATGCCTGGAAGACTGATAGGGGAGACCGTCGATGTGGAGGGGAACGTGTCGTACACGATGATCCTTCAAACCAGAGAGCAGCATATAAGGCGCTCAAAAGCCACCTCCAACATCTGCTCGAACCACGCCCACGCTGCCTTGATCGCGTCCGTGTACTTGAGTGTTATGGGGCCAGAAGGCCTGAAGGAAGT
This window encodes:
- the gcvT gene encoding glycine cleavage system aminomethyltransferase GcvT, which translates into the protein MRKTPLYEKHVALGAKMVDFAGWIMPLYYTSIFEEVESVRKVVGMFDVSHMGEIVVEGQDTEPFVNFLVTNDFSSIPEGKAMYTVMCNEVGGILDDLVVYKISHERAIMVVNAANIEKDFEWVRSHSKRFKVEVRNVSDETALVAFQGPKSQEILQRAVDVDLERIGYYSFRWGKLDGKNVLISRTGYTGEDGFELMAKAESATKIWDVLLEIANTVDGRPAGLGARDVCRLEATYLLYGQDMDETTSPFEVGLSWVVKMSKDFIGKEALLRLKEKVGRKLVALELSERRIARKGYSVLKEGKEIGKITSGNFSPVLGKSIALALVSRSVKPGDRLEVTFPRKNVEARVVKKPFYRGSVRREA
- the gcvH gene encoding glycine cleavage system protein GcvH gives rise to the protein MKMKKYTRTHEWVEIEGKAATVGITNHAQEELGDVVYVDLPEVGKEVKKGDVVASIESVKAAADVYAPLSGKITEVNERLESEPELINKDAEGEGWIFKMEISGESELADLLDEQAYRKLCEQK
- the gcvPA gene encoding aminomethyl-transferring glycine dehydrogenase subunit GcvPA; amino-acid sequence: MKYPYIPHTEEDIREMLDFIGVSSIEDLFSGIPNSTRSSLNLPESQDEFTVFDQLKRISEKNVDLEEYSVFLGAGVYKRYVPSVVYDLAMKPEFLTAYTPYQAEVSQGTLQALFEYQTMICELTGMEVANASMYDGATALAEAVLMCFRLTKKEKVLVARSVHPEYREVLKTYLETRGFKMVEAEYDEAGRVVLEGIDDETAAVVVQYPNFFGVIEDLDYVRRRVQNTLIVVVVEPVSLAVLEPPGSFGADIVVGEGQSLGIPMWLGGYSLGIFATRERYVRQMPGRLIGETVDVEGNVSYTMILQTREQHIRRSKATSNICSNHAHAALIASVYLSVMGPEGLKEVAKRSYDAAHYLQEKLEEKGFRKKFSSDFFSEFVFKVPEDYPEKWKKMMKRKILGPLPLEKVYPELSGTALACATEVITEDDIERLLEAMG